The DNA segment CTTGCGCCCGGGGCCGGCGCGGCCCTCCAGGCGCAGTTGCGCCAGGCGACTCTGGGCCGCCAGCATGGCGATGGACTTGTCGCGCAACAGGCCATTGCTCTGGGTCATCAACCCCGCCACCCGCACCGCCGCCGCCATGGCCACGGCGATAATCGCCAGGGCCACCAGCACCTCGATCAGGGTGAAACCTTGGTTCCTATTGCGGGCGCGCATGGCTTGCTCAATGCCGGGAAACAGGCCCGCAGACTAGCCCCTGCACTTGACCGATTGGCGACCAAAGCTCCCGAGGATTTTCAATACGCCTGACATGTTGTCTTGCAACACTGCGCGACGAAAAGCACTCAAGCCAAGGAATGTCGAGATGGATATCGCGCACTTCACATCCACCCCGCAAGGCGCTCGTGGCCAGCGTGGCTTTACCCTGATCGAGATCATGGTGGTGGTGGTCATTCTCGGGATCCTCGCCGCCATGGTGGTGCCCAAGGTGCTCGACCGCCCCGACCAGGCGCGAGCCACGGCCGCCCGGCAAGACATCGGTGGCCTGATGCAGGCGCT comes from the Pseudomonas shahriarae genome and includes:
- the gspI gene encoding type II secretion system minor pseudopilin GspI, with the protein product MRARNRNQGFTLIEVLVALAIIAVAMAAAVRVAGLMTQSNGLLRDKSIAMLAAQSRLAQLRLEGRAGPGRKTFECDQGRLKLRCEQVVAGAGDLWKVSVQVLDATREAPPLARLETLVGRAPALKQVTAE